One Carettochelys insculpta isolate YL-2023 chromosome 1, ASM3395843v1, whole genome shotgun sequence genomic window, AGGGCACAGTGTATTATCCTGAAGACACTGTGCTGGTTGAGCTGGGCTATCAGAGCTCTGGGAACTGCCACCACAGACATGCAATTGACTCTATAATGTCTCTCATGGGCTAACTACACAGCAGCTTGGATCACATGCTCTGCAGGGCTCCAATATGTCTGAGACAGCAACGTTAACATCCCACAAGATCCCAGAGCCTCATTCTCTGCCCCAGATTTTTCAATATGTGAAATGTGGAATCCATCTCCTAATTATACCCGTTGTAGTTTTTGTTACAGCTAATTGGGGAAATAAATACTTCCTTTCTCTTAAACAGGCAAGACACATAAAGGATACATTTGGGAAGGGACAGGGATTGGCTTTCACTCTATGGTCTTTTAAATGCTTTCTACCACAATAGCACAGTAGAACTAGAAGGGCTCTCAAGACATCATCAAATctggtctcctgccctcatggcaggaccaagcaccatctcatcATCCCTGATAGAATTTTATCCAACCTTcattttaattcaattttttCCAACCTTAAacatctccggtgatggagattctacaaccacctcgACCAATGAGGTTCTGATCTCAAGTGGTGCTTCTAACAGCAagtaaaatacaaacaaacaatgaGAGTTCATCATTGCCTGTAAATGGGGGAGAAGACTTAAGGTTCTATCACCTTGTCCCAAGAGACTTGTGGCATACAGCCCTGGTTATGCCCATTCCACACCCTATAACAAATGAACTGAAGTACAGCTGCCAATTTGTCTGATTATCCACACTCTAGAATCACTTAAAGACAGACAGATGCTTGAGGATTCTAAAGATTACAGAGCAATAACTCTTACTTGCATCCACCCCAGAAACTATCAACCCACACTGGATAAATTTTTACCATGACTGCATAATGAAGGGAGGCGGCTGCATTAAACACTTTCTGAATACATTAGGGTAGATGTCACTTGAATGGAAGACTGCAAAGATTAACAAGGGCAATATTTTGAAAAGGAATGTTCAAGAGAGGTCTAACACCTTCAGTTACTACTCCCACTTCACCAATGGTCTGCCTAGCTTTAGCAACAGtttggaggggttttttttggtttttttttttttaaacaggttcTCAGATGGGAGATACTGTATAGCGACTGACATGGAAAGGACCACTGTACCCCTTCTCACCTCAAAGAGGTTCAATTGGGCTCCTCTTTAGAAAGGAAAGACAGAGGGGTTCCTGGCTTATACTCTTATTGATTAATAGCTCACCCCATGAGAGGGGGAAAACCTTTAATTATCATTGTCCTGCTTAAGGCCTTAAAAGAATCTGGCATGCTTTCAACCAGCTGCTGATTAAAGCTTTCTTTCTCCCAGACCTGGCTCATTATTAGGAAGCAGAATCCTGTGTGTAAACATAACTAAGGAGCCGTGTGACTGCTTCCAATATTTATCTTTTGTCTCTACATCTGTGTCACCTTGCTCTACAAAAATGGCCGTTTACTTGCTCTCTTCCAGCTTATCTGCTCAGGATTTGGGCTTCCCTTTTCCTGTCTCTTTTTCCGTGTGCCACAAGAAGTTTGGTGGCTTATCAATTCCTACAGTTAAGAAGAGCACAGAGGACAACGAGAGGCTATTTTATGCTTCAGCTTACCAAGTACTGTAAATCGTCCAATCAGGCCATCTCTGAAAAGGCATCTACtctattttgaaagggggagcaggaggtgatAACTTATTTCAGCCCTTAACCTGATTCAATTTCTGCAAGGCCTAGGAGCTACCTTCCAGTGATAGGCCCCCTGAATAGTATACAGCTCCTGCACAGCTTAGACACGGTGCTGTAGCAGAAGGCAACTGCTGTATGCAAATACTGTAAATGCTATATTGTTTCCCCACCGTCAATGAATGTTGCTGTTATTTGTACTTGGCAATTAGAATATTTTAATGTAAAGAGGTAGCCAGCATTTTGGCAAAATGTATTGAACTTATATAGAATTGCCTTAGCCAGTAACCAACTGGGATGCTGCAGAGCTTCTGACCTATACACTAGGGTTTTTTATCCCTGGTTAGTCTAGTCCCTGTATGCTGAGTGGCCTTGCTATCAGATATGCATAATCACTATTGACTTATTTCTCAGTAACATAGTTTGTAACTACCTGTCCACTGCAATTGGCTGCAGCTATAACTAGTCAATAATTTGCATGAACGCTGCACAATTCTTTCCAACACAGTTATGGCTAGGACTatagcagggtttaaaaaaaaaagagctagataacttCATGCAGGtgaggtccattaatggctattagccaggatgggtaaggaatggtgtccctaacctctgtttgtcagcggctagagatggatggcatgagagagattgttacctgtttggttcactccctttggggcacctggcattggccactgtcagcagacaggatactgggctggatggacctttgatctgacccagcatggctgttcttatgaataATATGCAAATCACTTGACCGACTGGTTACAGAGATCCTTCTGCTCCAGAAGTCAGCATTTCCAAGCTATTAAAATGAGATATTTATGCATTCAGCTGTTTTTCAAAAACACATCATTAAGGGctcaagagcaaactattccactatGTATGAAAGATGGGAAGAATGGCACGAAATGTTAACCAGGAGATTGAGAATTATCTAAACATCAAAAAGGAGTTCTGCAAACAGTGAAAACCAGGTCAAGTTACAAAAGATGATTGCAAGCAAATATGAGAATAAAGGggtaaaattagaaaggtcaaTTCACAAAATGAGTTCAAAAGAGCTAGAGTCATAAAGGAAAGGtggaaaacattctacaaacatAACAGACagaagaggaagatcaaggacaggGTGGACCCATTGCTCAGCGAAGAGGGAAAAACATTAGCAGAAAGTGTGGAAGTAGCAGAGatgctaaatgatttctttgttttgattttcaccaAGACGACTGGTGGTGACTGCATGCCTAACTTGgggaatgccagtgaaaatgcagtaggttcagaagctaaaataggaaatgaacaggttaaaattacttagacaagttagatgtcttcaagtcactaggATCTGACAAATTGCATCGTAGAATAATGAAGCTCACTGACAAGATATCACAGCCATTAGCTGCTTTCTTTGAAAGGTCATGGAAGGCAGATTCTAGAAGACTAGCACTGTATGAGCCCCTTTTCCAATCTCGAAAtaaaggacaatccaaggaattATAGACTACTCATCTTAAATTCCGTACCAGGAAACGCAGTGGAGCAAATAACTGAGGAATCCATGTGCAAACATCTGGGAGACAAGATGACTGGTAACAGTGAGCAtgtatttgtaaagaacaaatcatgtcaaaccaacctaacagCATTCTTTGACAGAATAAACTAGCCTTGTAGATGTGGCATATCAAGATTTTAGAAAGGTTTTTTGAGGCAATTTCACATGACCTTTTCATTAACCAACTAGGGCAATACAATCTGGATGGAACTACCCTAAGGTGAATGTATGATTGGTTGATTAAACATTCAAGGAGAGTAGTTACCAATGATTCAcactcatgctggaagggcataccacgtgggattccacagggatctgttatGGGACCAGTTCTGTCCAATATGTTCTGTGATGGTTTAGATGGCATAGAgtgtacacttataaagtttgtggatgataccaaactgggaggggttgcaagtgctttggaggatagaattaaagttcaaaatcatctggacaaactgggaAACTGATTTGaggtaaatagggtgaaattcaatagGGGCAAATACAAAGTaacccacttaggaaggaacgatcagttGAACATGTACTAGAAGTAATTCTTTCTACCCTGTTTTGTGCTTGTtgtttggaatattgtgtccatttctgggcaccatggttcaggaaagatgtagactaACTGGAAACATATCTGAcataagagcaacaaaaatgatttgaggtttagaaaacatgatctatcagggaagactgaaagaactgggtttgtttagtctggaaaaaactGTTTGGGGACACAATACCACATTTTGAGTGTCTAAcatggaggagagagaaaaactaTTCTGAACCtttgataagacaagaagcaatgggcttaaattgcagcaaggaaggtttagattggccattaggaaaaacttcctgtcttaAGAACTATTAACTCTTCCAGTATTAAGAACTGGAATAAACTGcatagggagcttgtggaatctccatcactggagacctTAAGATTAGCTTAGACGAATACATCTAGGGTGGTTTAGATGGTTATTGGTCCTCTccagagggcaagggactggaatTGATGAGCTCTTGAAGTTCTAATTGTTTTTAGACAATTGATTATCTAGCTAAAACAGAACAACATTCCTCCCAATCATTGACTTGAAAAGTGCAAGAGGGACATAGGGAAAGTAGAAATATGGAACGGCAAAATGAAGGAAAGGGTAAACATGTCCTCTTCTTCAATCCTGCTCATTTTAAGATCAACAGATATTTTTACAGTGATCTGAATAAAAGTTGAATTCAACTGTTTCTATaatccttctcccttcccctccctttgcagagcTCTGAGAAACTTGTTGCTTGGTTTGTACAGAGAAAAGTTATTAGTTACCTAATAAATCTGGGAATCAGCCCCTCAGACCAGTTTGGAAACACAACCTAAATAACAAAAAGGGCCATATGTTGCTCTCCTCATTCATGGGCATTGCTGCAATTAATTATGACATGACTATTTGCATAGTAAACCAACCACAACTTGGCCTATAAATTGCAGTTATTATGGGAGGAAAAACATTGTTGACCAGTAGGGGTGTGAAAAGACAGAGGAATGAAGAAGATAGAAGTGAAGAAGAGTAGGGAGAGATAGGAGTAGGGAAATATTAGGTTaacatgatttctttttttttttttaaaaagaacaattcTTCAACAGGGTAATTTGAATAATTAAGAAGTTAAGCACAGCAGAAACTTCAAGCTGTTCACTTGGAACCACCATGCCCCAGGCTAATAAACTTCAGATCTCTGGCTTCAGAAAATTGCTATATCGCTTCCTCTTCTATTTCAGAATTTATTCAGCCACGTTGGTTATTTCTGGGAGTAAACAGCCTCAATTTATAATAatctgctctctctctttttttttttatataaggaTTCTGCAGTCAATCCACCTCTGCTCCTCCCAAAACCTGTTTCCAATATTACCGCTAATGACTTTAGGATCTTCTCTGTAGCATGTGATAATTTAAGAGTAATCCCTTCCTGTGGTTTTATGGTAAGATTTTGTTTCACATTTTCTAAAATGTATCACACAATGTTCTAATACACTAATCACCATCTCATGTCATAGCAATTTTATTAAAAGCTTATACTTACAAATATGCATTCTGATGGGATTTCAGGAATTTTTGAAATTTTCTCTGAACTAGGCTTATTGAACCAATGGCAAAAATGTTTGAGCTGTGTAAAAACAGCTTCCAGCAACAAAGTATTTCTACACAACATATCTTGTCAACTCAGACATGGATTCTTCTTGTGTTTAGTCTCATAGACTTGTAAACAAGTTAGTTTTATCACAGTATGTTGTGATAAAATACGTCTAACACAGCCTTATTAAGTTACTGTACCTGATACACTTCCAATTCTAGAAGGAATTCCAAGAGATAATTCCCCTTACATGAAGTACTGGAAAATTTGTTACCTATTTTGCAGTTAGTGTTTGCTTATTAATATGGTATCTTGCTGAACTACAAGACTTGGTACCATGAGGTATTTTTCCACATAAAACTGCTAATGCCAACAAGATTGCCAAACTGGGATTATTAAAAATATTAGGCAGTAAGGAATGTAATTATTACAGTGCCTGAATATGATAACCACTAATCACAAGTAGAATCCTGGTACAAATCTCATTCTCAGTGTACAATAAAGGACAAAAAGGCTTTTTAACATAATTTATATACATTTATGGCTTTATACAAACAGTAAAGGATTGTTCTTGTGTCTGCAGGTACATCAGGcacttctctgaaaatatccaaatACAAGCCTTAAATCTGCGATGTTACTGAATAAGAGCAGTGAAACACAGGAGAACTGTTACACTACCCACAAATAAAATAAGCCATATTTACAAGCCATTCTCTCATGATATTGCTGGTTTGTGGAACACCCTCAAAAAAGAGGCTAGCTTTAATGTCAAGTTTTCCTGTTTGTTTGCATAAACCACCCTGCATTTTTATGTAATGATTACAAAAACCATGACATTTTATCTAAAATCAGTTATAAATTAAGCTTCCTAACAATTTCATCATGGAACTCTGAACTTcaaatcagtaaaaaaaaaaaaaaaaaaaagtatagcaTATATCCAGTGGTTTAACAAGTGCAAATTTTATACTATTTTATCATTGGTCCAATTTCATGTTCTCTTCTTCCTAGGGATGCTCTGTTGACCTAAGCCAACAACAAGCAATACAACTTTTTCTTATAAATGCAGACAATTTGTCAGTTTATCAAAGCAGAGCTTTCCAATTAATACATCTACTACCTAAACATATATCAAATAGCTATATTATGGAAATAATAtatctttatatttaaaatatctgAACAGCTTTATAATACAATATACTTTTAATAACAGTACAAACCAGAGAAAAGTCAAAACCAAAGCTGCATAGGTAAGATCATTTGCACAATTCACAAAGCAATCATTTACAATAATTCTGACAAACTAGTTTACTCCAAACATTCGACACTTTTACTGAAAAGAATTTATTACCAGAGGTCACATAATGTTTGCTTTCAAGACAGACAACATACCCTTCATTAGATTTCACAGTATGCTACAGTTACaagcaaaaatattaaaaaaacagaatACAAAGAAAATGTAGAACCAAAAATTCCCATCATTTATAACTATCCATTCTGATAATGATTCAACAGGACTTCCTGAAGCCTCTTTTAATTAAGGAACTGTTGAACTCAAACTTACCATagctatagaaaaaaaaatacgTTTGCATACACAGAAGTTATACAGTAGCAATAAAATAAGTAGTAAATTGCTAAATGTGGCATGTTCAGCTCCTGCGCTAGAGGGTCTTTTTGCACGTAAAATTGACACATAAGAAGGTCAAAAGCTTGTGTGACTCAGAAGTTTGCTTATTCTAGCCAAGGTCCATTGGAGAGCAAAAATTATGCATGTGAACCAGAAAGGAGGCTCTTTGGCAACTGGTCCCACAGCGTCTTCTGCTTGTGCCATGGTGAAGAGCTATGACCACATTTAGCTATCATTAATTTGATAGGGTATATATCAACCAAATCTAGATTGTTTCAGTGATCTGCCAGCACTGAGTGCACACTAATTAATATCACAGACTAATTTTTTTGGTTAATATTCCCGCTCCTGCCACATCCTAGAAATAAACATGGAGAATCACAACTGAGAAGATGGGAGGTCTATTGGTATTACAACCACTTTCCAGTTATGggtcatttgaaaacaaaatttatttacaTTCTGTGGGCCTATTGTAAACATTGGAAATATTGTAAGTGAAGTAtaaaactcctttttttttttcctgtttgttcatGTTTTAATATAGAGAATGTGCGGTAATCAGGGGCTGGCGGTGAGGCTTCCTCTCCTCATCCATAAAAACACAATTTAACtatgtaaatacagcaaatattgaCTAAGTAAAATCCCAGTCCTGTAAAGCCTCAAATAGTTGTCAGTGGACCTAAATCACCTGAAAGTGAAAGTTTGCAGCCTTAGTAACTGAAGctattttgtgtgtttgtatCTTTGCTGCTTCACCAATTACAAACCCTCCCCACCCGAAATGGAGGACAAGTAAGTCCTTGGCCTGAAAATATTGTATAATGAAAATTTTACCCCCCATGTAGTTTTAAAGTAGCAATTTTAACCCCCTAAAATAAGGCATGATACAAAATGCTGACCAGCCCTAAAATTAATGCTAAATACAAATGGACATTCTGTCATTCACTTTCTTAAAAATGTGAATGTTCTCAAAACATAGGTCCTACCTTTTGAATCCACAAACATTATGAGACCTCCATGAAATAAATACAACATGGAGCATTGCACAAGCATCTAATAATGAATACTTAACACTTTGTGGTAGTCAGAGTTAAAATGGTAATAGAAACTGATGAAACTTCTAAAAAATGCATATATAAAACCCATTAAATATTTCCTTAACACAAAATGGAAAGTATCTATGTATCACTGTTCTGCCAAAAAATATGGGACAGAAATGTTTTATATTCAAAGTACTCATTAAGCTTTTTTCTTTATTAGCACTCTAAAGTGCTAAACAAATAGGTAAAAATGTTCTCTTCATCCAGTTAAAATACTGTATACATGAATGCTGCCAGATTTTAGATTCCTCAAATTTTTAGGTACATTATATAACAAAGTAGACTTTACTGATAAGAACAAACTACCTTTATAACCATGCCAAATATTTTTTCAAGTCCAACAATAACATTCATTAATCTGGAAATCAGACCCACATATATTTTTGCATATACATTTTACATACTGAAAACATTGGTAACATAAATTGGCATTTAATCtaccttttattttgtttttgttctgaacATTGGACTGCTCAAAGATCTTAGAAGGTTCTTATTTACCAGGCCTCTCTTTTTTCATATGAAATGTTTAGCAATTTTAACAAATGCAAGGCAGTTCATATAGCTACAAAACAAAGTCCCGGGTAATCTCACTTCATCAGTTCAGCAGAACACAGATAACATTTATAAAAAGTTAAACTGACTTAGGGCATGAGACCACCACAGTATTACAAAAAAATTATCATTTTTCTTGGACCAAACAGATATTCTTAAAAAACAATTCTCCATCTACAGCTCATACTGTACAAAAACCGAAAGCACAACATGATGCAAAAGTATTTTCTGTGATTATATGGTGTAGTGAATTTGGCACTTCAGAGTAATGAAATTTCCAATGGCACAGTTCTTATCTACAGCAGCACATAACCTGCAAACACTGGGCAAACATCCTGTACAGGAAAACTCTGTTTGCTGCCAACTCTGAcgaaaggaaaaaatgaaaacagtttTATCAAGAAAATTTAAAGGATGGTGAAGGACATCTTTGGACTACTTTTCTCAGTTCCTGTTGTCAGACAAGTCTGAAGAGTTTTAAATTGTAGCCTGGaggtgggagagaaaaaaaaaaaaacacacaaaagtaaaccaacaatgaaacaaaaacccaaaatTAACGTTCACAAAAAAACTATATAAAATATGTACTCCAGCAAATAGCTCTAAGTGAGATGAAAAGCAAaaacttccactttttatatcaaaaagtggaaattatatatacacatacatgtGCATGTGCACATAACTATTTATGCACATATGTGAAATGGCTAGATAACTAAAACTACTACTCTGGCTAAATAGCTATTAGGAATCCACATTAAGTGGTCTCTTTTTGTGCATATAGAGGAGTGGGTACTCAgctagctccctgcccctccccacaaatcccacggctggggctgcctaGGTGCCGCTACTCAGTACCGGCAAATACcaacagaaaaaaagcactgacatTATGCATTCTCATTGCATATGCATAAGTCTAACATAAATTTACAACTAATTATGTTGCATAAATTGCTAACTTTTTTAAGTGACAGTAGATGTAGGTACATGACGTGAAAACTTTAAGCAATTCCAAATCTGTTATAAACTACACTATTCCTTTAAACTATTttcatagtttgtttttttttttaaatagtgtaaGTACTTACCTTATACCGACTCCTAGCCTGACACCCAGCTATGTGTGGTGGTCTTTACACTGTGTGGAAAACTTTGGTTAGGCAACACACTGTCAAAATTAAAATCTAATGTTTCTCCATCCATAAGGTCATTACGAATAATTGACTCCATATCACAGTCCAATCGTTCAATTAACATGTCATCTAAGTCACTGGGAAGCTTCTCCTGATGGAGAGAAACAATCCCCACTCTTCCATAGCCATTGCAACTGTTAACAGCAGCATAAGGGTTCATTGCATTCATATGCATTGAGTGACTCATAGGCACTTGTAATGAAGTTTTCACTGTGGACAACCGATTTAAACCTGAACTATGTGACATGACATTTGCTGTATGTGACAAGGCACGGCCATTAACTGCCACTGTTGGCTGATTACGTCCTTGGTGCGGGTGGGCATTGGGAGTCATCATTTTGTTGTGGGGTGGTTGATTACCATATGCAGACATCACTGAATTTGTGACCATCAGTGCACTTTGGCCCAACACTCTACCACTAGGTTGAGAAACACCAGTGTCTACTgatgccaagatatcattgtgcgGAGGAGAATCAGAAGTTAGTAACTCCTTCAGGAGTCCTACAGGACAGTTATATTGGCTGATCGTTCCATAGCTTGATTTACTTTCTTGAAGAGTTTGCATAGGCATCTGGGACAAAGAGTTCATGCTAGCTTGAACATATGTAAATTTTCGATAGTCTGGATTTGGTGAACCAATACTGGTGGTTGATGACGCAAACGAATATCCAGGTGTTTGCTTCATCAGTGTAGCTGGTGAAGACTGGGTTGATACAGTCATTGATGTGCTAGGTGACAAGAGGTTGAGATTATCCAAAAGATTCTCCATATTTTCAGAACTGCTCATCTCCGACAGGCTGGGTAGAGTAGAAGCCATTTTGGTTGCTGATGAAGGGTATACCATAGAGTGCACATCTCCATCTCCAAGGTCATCTTGTTCTGGCAAGATTGGAGAAAGTCTTCCACTAATCGTACTAGCATTAGAGCTCGTTCTGGGTCTAAAGGTACTCCAGTTATCAAAGTCATCATTACTGTGAGAGTTGGGGCTTGCAGGCCACTTTGAAAACTGTGATCCTGggctgtcactatttccttcttggCCTGGCTGAAGGGCTGCCTTTTTCTTGGCAGCTCTTCCTCTGCTTTTTGCAAACTTGCTGTTGTTGTCCATGGATGCAGCTCTTCTCCTTGGCGACTTTCCACTCTTTCCTCCTTCTGGGTTAAGCATCCACCAAGAACTTTTTCCTGTTCCCTCATTCTGCACCCTGATAAACTTGCTATGCAGTGACAAGTTATGACGAATGGAATTCtgaaaaatagagagagagaataagaAAGGGATAGTGCTCTCTCCCTCTCAACATGCAACATTTAAATGAGCAAGTCATCCTGATGCTACTTGagtgaaagctgctatcaaaagATTTCTGTACGAATTACTGTGCAAAACTTAGTTTCCAAAACCACAGAACTTTTAACTGTTGTACCCAGTATCTTTTCTGAAAAGGAAGACTTTCCTTAACACTGTTAAATTCACctacatttcaaaacattttgtgcATCAAATCTCCTTATAAACACAACCAGTGGAACTGCTAGCTGGTTCTGCTAGAAAGCCTTATTTAGTGATTTTAACTCCcttacaggaaaaaagaaaaaccccttCAGTGTTTCATTTAGTTTGGAAACATAAGTGTAATAAGTTTGAAAAGGTGCTAGTTTAGAAACACAGGTATTGGTTCAAAGCTGGCTTAAATGAGGTAGCCATGCTTAGTCATATAACTTGTATGGTTCAATTGCACTTGAcatgataaaaagaaaaaatggcaCAAGCCAGAGGCACGATAAGAGGACACCAAAACCAGAAGAATTTACTGAAGAACTGTTTCTCAACTTGATTGTATGAGTCTCTGCTAATGTGCAGCCTGCATTTAGACAATTTAATTAAACAAATGGGAATTTTTTTAACCCAGTACATGATCATGTTCggcatgccctaaaatggaatcctcaggggaaacgtagccgaggaagaccccaaacaacatggaggagatctacagtcacagaagcacaagaactgggatattcatggggccagactgaagccattgcccaagacaGAAACAGGTGGAGGAGCcctgtggatgacctatgccgcacttggggttcacgggtttaactaACATGATCAACAGATTcatttctatctatctatctataccaTCACACATTATATCCTGCAGTAATTATATCACTACTTCAGGATGGTTACTTCTGAACAAAGCACATCTGAATATTTATACTTTTATGACAAAATATTTATTAACACAACCCTTTATTCACCAGATTAATAATGATCCTTTACAAAAATACCTAAATGCAGGGCCTCATATGAGATTGGATTCATTACAAGCAAAACCTATTTTTCTATacaatttctcttttattttgaaCAAAACTCAAAAATTTGGCTAAACCATGGGGTTGCTGTAAGACAGAAATGACAACAAAATTCAGAGTTTATTAAtatctggctgcttctacactacaaCTCTACCATCAGAGGTGACGTGGTAATAatgcaatttgaagcaggctaatgaggcactaacatgcatattcagtacatcattagcataacagtggacACGTGAATTTGAAAGTGAAGATTTTGAATTGCAGattaacagtgtagatgggggcggcttcaaaataagcaccccacttcaataTTCCCTTTCTCCAAtccagttctgtgggagtaaaggaatgtcaAAGAGGGACGCTTATTTCGAAGATGccaccatcttcactgtcaatgtgCAACTAGAAGTCTGTTCGAgcagccgtcattatgctaatgaggcactgaatatgcacgttagtgcctcattagcctgcttcaaattgcctcattatcatggcaCTTCCAACGGGAGAGTGATAATATAGCAGCAGCCTCAATGTTGTGGATAGCACTTTAAGCTAAAGCAAAACCCAGACTCCAACAATATAATCATGTGTACTCCAAGCCTGCAAACCTACATAAGCAGTCCCTGTTAAACTCAGAGAGACTATTCACATACATAAGTAATTTCAGGATCTAGTCCCACATTAAACATATAAATATCATAGTTGCCAAACAATAAGGAAAGAGGGAAGGCAAACAGCAGAGAGGAAACCTGACTTTAGAGTTAAACTTCATCCTTCTAACCACCTTTTTCTCCATGAACATTTTAGTGTATGAAATTAACCATTCCAATATACAAAGGCAAAAGAATTGAAGATGACTGTATTTCTGCAAGGTGAATACCTTCACCAGAACCACTGGAGACATGAATGGCTTCAGAAAAATCACTGACCCAGGAGATCCCCAGCCATTCAGAGGGGAGACGCACTGAAATTTGTCTTAGCCTTGACCAAAGCCCGTCATTCCTACTGAAGGCCAGAAAAGAGCAGTGAATCTACTGAAATGTTCCTTAAGGAGCTGAAGGCATTGCTAGTCTAATGGAAAACATGATTCCTCAGAGGATCCAAAAAAATATTAGCAAGCTTTCCAAGTATTATTCCTCAAGTACATGAGCCAAGATCAAAGGGGAAATGAAGCAGCAGGTATGAACCCAATAATTTTGCACTCCACAATAGGAACAAGGGAGGGGACAGCATCTCCAAAAAACATGCTCACGCTAAGGCCATCCAGCTGCTGGACAATAATGGGTGGAGGACAGACAAGACTCTGGCTGCAGTCTCTCTGGTCCTGACTGACCCAGTGAGCTTTATCTTCTCCATAGACTGCTGAAGGACCCC contains:
- the FOXO1 gene encoding forkhead box protein O1 produces the protein MAEAPQLVDIDPDFEPLPRPRSCTWPLPRPEFNPSSSATSSPAPSCGGQPDGAASASAVSVDFIGNLSLLEESEDFEPPPLPPAGAAEGAAAAAGGCLCGDFPCQEAGCLHQQQPPPPPGPPLQPQQHPPVPALSSGPIPGQPRKSSSARRNAWGNLSYADLITKAIESAPEKRLTLSQIYEWMVKSVPYFKDKGDSNSSAGWKNSIRHNLSLHSKFIRVQNEGTGKSSWWMLNPEGGKSGKSPRRRAASMDNNSKFAKSRGRAAKKKAALQPGQEGNSDSPGSQFSKWPASPNSHSNDDFDNWSTFRPRTSSNASTISGRLSPILPEQDDLGDGDVHSMVYPSSATKMASTLPSLSEMSSSENMENLLDNLNLLSPSTSMTVSTQSSPATLMKQTPGYSFASSTTSIGSPNPDYRKFTYVQASMNSLSQMPMQTLQESKSSYGTISQYNCPVGLLKELLTSDSPPHNDILASVDTGVSQPSGRVLGQSALMVTNSVMSAYGNQPPHNKMMTPNAHPHQGRNQPTVAVNGRALSHTANVMSHSSGLNRLSTVKTSLQVPMSHSMHMNAMNPYAAVNSCNGYGRVGIVSLHQEKLPSDLDDMLIERLDCDMESIIRNDLMDGETLDFNFDSVLPNQSFPHSVKTTTHSWVSG